The sequence below is a genomic window from Microbacterium sp. cx-55.
CCTGGTGACGATGGACGATCCCGCGCTGGGTGCGCTCGCGCATCCCGGCACGCACGTGCTCGTGCTCGCCGCGGCGCCGGAGGGCCTCCCGCTCGCCCGGGCGCGCAATGCCGGCGCCGAGGCCGCGATCGATCGCGGGGCCGAGGTGCTGATCTTCCTCGACGTCGACTGCCTGCCGGGGCCTCACCTGGTCGGTGCCTACGCGGCCGCCGCGACAGATCCGACGACGGCGGACCGGCTGCTCTCCGGACCCGTCACCTACCTGCCGCCCGCACCGCCCGACGGCTACGACTTCGGCACGCTCGCGGCGCTCGACCGGCCGCATCCGGCGCGTCCTGCTCCGGGCCCCGGCGAGGTGGTGCACGGCGGCGACCCGAACCTCTTCTGGTCGCTGTCGTTCGCGGTCACGGCCGCCACGTGGCGGCGCATCGGCGGGTTCTCCGAACGCTACGTCGGGTACGGCGGCGAAGACACCGACTTCGGGCACACGGCGCACGCGCGCGGGGTCGAGATGGCGTGGGTGGGCTCAGCCCGCGCGTACCACCAGCATCACGCGGTCGAGAGCCCGCCGGTGCGGCACGTCGACGCGATCCTGCGCAACGGTGCGATCTTCGCGGAGCGCTGGGGATGGTGGCCGATGACCGGGTGGCTCGACGCGTTCGTCGCGCTCGGGCTCGTCGTGCGCACTCCGGACGGCGGCTACCGCCGCGCGTAAGCGCTCCGGGTCAGGCGGAAATGCTCCGGGTCAGGCGGAGAGACGGAGGTCGAGGCCCTGGGCCGTGAGTGCCCGGGCCGTGGGGGAGTCCGCATCCGCCGCATCGATGAGGACGGCGGTCACCTCGTCCAGCGGCATCACGAGATAGCGCGACACCGCGCCGATCTTCTCGCTGCTGCCGAGCACGAACGTTTCGGCAGCGCGGCCCGCGAGCGCGCGCTTCATGGCGGCTTCGTCGGCGTCGCCGGTCGTGAGCCCCTCCGTGTCGTGGATGCCCGTCACGCCGAGGAAGAAACGGTCGGCGCTGATCGCGCGGGTGGCCTCGACCGCGGCCGCGCCGCTCGCGACCGCGGAGTGCTTGAAGAGGCGACCGCCGAGGATGAGCACGTCGGCGGCGTGGTCGAGGAGGGCCGCGGCGATGGTCGGGCTGTGCGTGATGATCGTGCAGTCGGTCGTCCGGTCGATCGCGCGCACCATCTCGAGCGCGGTCGTTCCGCCGTCGATCAGCACGGTGCTGCCCGGTTCGACGAGCGACGCGGCGAGTCGGCCCACGCGCTGCTTGCTGTCGGTGGCGACGGTCTGCCGCGCGGTGTAATCGGCGACCGCGGGAGACGCCGGCAGCGCCCCGCCGTAGACGCGGACGGCGAGACCGGCGGCGTCGAGTTCGCGCAGATCCCGCCGGATGCTGTCTTCGGAGAGGCCCAGTTCAGCCGCCAATTCCTTGGCGATGATGCGGCCGTCGGCCCGCAGTCGAGCGAGGAGCAGGTCTTTGCGCGCGGCTGCCAGCATCCGTATTCCTTCACGTTGTTGCACGTTCATGCACTATTCTGGGGCTATGACCAAACCTCTCATGATTCTGATCGCTGGACCATACGCATCGGGGACGGGCGGGGATCCCGCGCTGATGCGGCAGAACCTCGACCGACTCGAGGAGGCGGCGTGGCCGATCTTCCGGGCGGGTCACATTCCGATGATCGGCGAGTGGGTGGCGCTTCCCGTGCTGTCGAGCGCGGGAGCCACCGGGCCGGCCGATCCGCTGGCCGCCGACGTCATGTACCCCGTCGCGCACCGGCTGCTGCAGCACTGCGACGCGGTGCTGCGCCTGCCGGGCGACTCGGTCGGTGCCGACAAGGACGTCGAGATCGCGCTCGAGCGCGGACTGCCCGTGTACCGCTCGCTCGCCGAGGTTCCGGGCGTCTGAGCCGGCCGCGGGCGACGCGGCTGGGGTCGTGCGGGCCTGCGCGGGGCCCGCGCCGTGCGGCGGTCGTCTCTCCTGAGTTGCGGGCGTTGAACCCCGCGCCGCGCCGGGTCGCTGAGCGCTGCCTCGCTAACTCCTCCAATACACCCGCGGGCCGGGTCCAGGTCGTGGATAGACCCAGGTTTGGAGGAGTTGGCGCTGGCCCCTCCCGCATCCGCACGCCGCTGCCGGACGGGAAGTCTCGCCAACTCCTCCATAAGTGCGCCGGATCAGGCCCAAACGCCCCCGAGGCCAGGATGTGGAGGAGTTAGCCAGCGGTCGGGCGCGCATCGCGACGCGCTTACGGGAGGGGAGTTCCTGCTAACTCCTCCAAAAGGGTGCCGGTGCCGCCCCAGGCGCCGCCGAGGCGCGGATTTGGAGGAGTTATCCGCGGTGGGCTCGCGCCTATCGCCGCGCCGCGGGAGCCCGGCGCGGGACGAGGCGCTCGCGGTCGGCCCGCATCCCGCCTCGCTGTCGGCCGGGAAGTCGGGCTAACTCCTCCGAAAGGGGTGCCGCTTCTGCGCCAGGCGCCGTCGAGGACCGGATCTGGAGGAGTTAGCCGCCGTCGGTCACGCTTCCCCGCCCCGCCCCGCCCCGCCCCGCCCCGCCCCGCCAGACCCCGCCCGAACGCGGCGATGCCCGCCGGGTCGGCGCGAAGCGCGATCCGGCGGGCATCGGTGCAGCGGGAATTACGCCCGGCTGCGGTTCTTGCGACCGAAGATGAGGCCGTAGATCAGCAGCACGACGATCGAACCACCGATCGCGAGCAGCCAGGTCTGGATCGAGAAGAACTCCTCGAGCGGCGCGTTGAACAGCACGCTGCCGAGCCATCCGCCGAGCAGGGCGCCGACGACGCCGAGGAGCAGAGTGATGAACCAGCCGCCACCCTGCTTACCCGGCAGGATGAGCTTGGCGATGGCGCCGGCGATGAGACCGAGGAGCAGGAATCCGAAGAAGCCCATCAGGGCCTCCTTTCTCTACGCGGACCGAAGCCCGCGAAACATGGTGCATAGGACAGGAAGCGTTCCCCGAACGCAATTCGGGCCGACTCGGGGAACAGCTTCCCAGCGTGCCGAACTCGGCGAGGCTCTGCGCCGGGTTGACCGAAGCTACCCGTCCGCGGTACACGCACACGACCCGATCCGGCCGCGAGCCGTGCATGCGACGCGGCGCGCACCATCGTCAGCGGCCGGGCTGCGCGTCCCGCTCGAGCCGGCGCAGCCGCTGCCGGGCGAAGTCCTGCGCTCGCGGACCCGACCCGAGTGCCCGCGCCGACACCGCCAGCACCACCCGGGTGAGGGTCACGACGGGGAAGATCGAGCGGCGCAGCCCCAGCATCCGTCGCCACTTCGTCGGCAGGCTCGCCACCGCCGCGGCGAACAGCACGCGGTACGCGACCGCCATCATCCCGGTGAACGGCGGCTGGCGAAGGAAGCGCACGACTTCGTCCACACGTTCGTCGCGGCGGAGCTCGCCGCGGTCGGCGAACGCCTGCATCTGCGCCCGAAGCTCGGCCGCCGTGCGGGGAGGGGCAGCTACTCGCATGAGGGTTCCCGCGGTGGCCCACTCGGCGACGTAGGCGTCGGCCCCGCCCGGAATCGGCCCGCCCCAGGTCTCGTGCGCGCCGAGGAACGCATCCGCGAAGACGAGGTGCACCCAGGTCACGAGGTCGCCGTCTCCGGCGGTGTAGGTGCGCGCCGATCCGTCGCCGCCGGTGTAGTCGCCCTCGACGCGGGAGTGGAAGCGGCCGATCCGGGCGACCTCCGCGTGCGTCTGCGTCTTCGACCCGTAGGTCGCGACGATGATCCAACGCACGGTGCCGCTGAGTCGGCCGAGCGGGTCCTCACGGAAACGCGACCAGTCGTGCACGCCCGCCATGGCGCCCGGATGCAGCGCCTGGATGAGCAGGGCACGGATGCCGGCGACCATGGTCGCGAGCCCGCCGTGCACCGTCCACGCGGCGCCGTCCTCCGCGAAGTAGCCCGTGTCGTCGCCTTCCGCCAGCTCCCGTACCCACGCGGGCGTGCCGTCGGGATCGCCCGCGAGCGCGGTGAGGAGCTTGGCCCGAAGCGGCAGGCGAGCGGGACGAGCGGCGCGGGCGGGATCAGCGGCGCGAGCCGGACGAGCGGCGCGGGCGGCACCCGCGGAGCGAGCGGGATCAGCGGCACCAGCAGCACGAGCGGGGCGGGGGACGGTCACCCACACAGCCTCGCATCCCGGCGCCCGCCCGGGGCCGATCGGCGGGATCCTCATTCGTGGCCGCGAGGGTCGGCGTGCTATTCTGATTCTTTGGTGCCGTGTCCCTGCTGGACCGGCCCGCGAACGTGAGCCCTCCACTGGCGTCTTGCCTCGACATCCGTCGCCGCAAGCACCCCGGAGTGGGATTCACGAACATCTCCGTTCGATCAAGAAAGCAGCACTATTGTGACGCGCACTTACACCCCCAAGGCTGGCGAAGCCCAGCGCGAGTGGCTCATCATCGACGCGACCGACGTCGTGCTCGGCCGCCTCGCCTCGCACGCTGCCGCGCTTCTGCGCGGCAAGCACAAGGCGACGTTCGCTCCCCACATCGACATGGGCGACTTCGTCATCATCATCAACGCCGAGAAGGTGGCCCTGACGGGTCAGAAGCTCGAGAAGAAGAAGGCCTACCGTCACTCGGGTTACCCGGGCGGACTGAAGTCGATCACGTACGACGAGTTGCTCACGAAGAACCCCGAGCGTGCCGTCGAGAAGGCTGTCCGCGGAATGCTGCCCAAGAACAGCATCGGCGCCCAGCAGCTTCGCAAGCTCAAGGTCTACCGCGGCGCCGAGCACCCTCACGGTGCGCAGCAGCCCACGACCTACACCCTCGACCAGGTCGCCCAGTAAGCGCCGCCAAGACTGACTAAGGACATACTCGTGGCGAATCTCGAAGAATCCACCGACTCCAACTACTCCACCGAGACCCCGGCCGACCTGGAGACCGCGGAGGCCGTGCGCCCCGTTCTCTCGGTTCCCGGCGCTGCCGTCGGTCGTCGCAAGCAGGCCATCGCTCGCGTGCGCATCGTTCCCGGCTCGGGCAACATCACCATCAACGGCCGCACGTTCGAGGACTACTTCCCGAACAAGCTGCACCAGCAGCTCGTGACCGACCCCTTCACGGTGCTCAACCTCACCGACGCGTACGACGTGATCGCCCGCATCTCCGGCGGTGGCCCCTCGGGTCAGGCCGGCGCACTGCGTCTCGGCATCGCTCGTTCGCTGAACGGCATCGACGAAGAGAACAACCGCGCCACCCTCAAGAAGGCCGGCTTCCTCTCCCGTGACGCTCGCGTCAAGGAGCGCAAGAAGGCTGGTCTCAAGAAGGCGCGCAAGGCTCCTCAGTACTCGAAGCGCTGACACGCCAGATGGCGTTGTTCGGTACGGACGGCGTGCGGGGGCTGGCGAACGGCCCCCTCACCGCCGATCTGGCGCTCTCCCTGGCCCAGGCGACTGCTGTCGTCCTGGGCCAGGGCCGTTCCGCCGAAGCGCGGCGCGCGGCAGGCAAACGGCTCACCGCCGTCGTCGCCCGCGACCCGCGCATCTCGGGGGAGTTCCTTTCGGCTGCGGTCGCGGCCGGCCTGGCATCCTCCGGTGTCGATGTGCTCGACGCCGGTGTGCTGCCGACGCCCGCCGCGGCGTTCCTCATCGCCGACATCGACGCGGACTTCGGTGTGATGGTCTCGGCCTCGCATAACCCCGCTCCCGACAACGGGATCAAGATCTTCGCGCGCGGTGGTGTCAAGCTCCCGGATGCGGTCGAGCAGCGCATCGAGTACGCGATCGCCGGCCAGAAACTCCAGCCGACGGGGGCCGACGTCGGCCGCATCCGTCGGTTCGCGGATGCCGAGGACCGGTACGTTCTGCACCTGCTCCAGTCGCTGCCGCACCGGCTCGACGGGCTCCACGTCGTGCTCGACTGCGCCCACGGCGCCGCCGCGGGCGTGTCGCCCGAGACGTTCCGCGACGCGGGCGCGCAGGTGACTGTGATCGGGGCCGACCCCGACGGACTGAACATCAACGACGGGGTCGGGTCGACCCACCTCGACCACCTCGCGGAGCACGTGCTGCGCACCGGTGCCGACCTCGGCATCGCGCACGACGGCGACGCCGACCGCTGCCTGGCGGTCACCGCATCCGGCGAGAAGATCGACGGCGATCAGATCATGGCGATCCTCGCCGCCGCGATGCAGGACCGCGGTGTGCTCCGCGACGACACGCTCGTGGCGACGGTCATGAGCAACCTCGGACTGCACCGTGCGATGACCGCGCGCGGCATCCGCGTCGTACAGACCGGCGTCGGCGATCGTTATGTGCTCGAGGCGATGGATGCGGGCAAGTACACGCTCGGCGGCGAACAGTCCGGCCACGTGATCATGAGCGAGTTCGCGACGACCGGTGACGGTCTGCTGACCGGCCTGCACCTCATGGCCGAGATGGCGCGGCAGGGTAAGTCCCTCGCCGAGCTGGCGTCGGTGATGACGGTGTTCCCGCAGGTGCTGTTGAACGTCGACGGCGTCGACCGCACCCGGGTCGCGGATGCGGGCGTCGCGGAGGCCGTGGCCGAAGCCGAAGCCGAGCTCGGCGACAGCGGACGCGTGCTGCTGCGCGCCTCCGGTACCGAGCCGCTCGTGCGCGTCATGGTCGAGGCCGAGAACGTCGAAGACGCCCAGCGCATCGCCGAGCGCCTCGCCGACGTCGTCCGCACGCGCCTCGGTCTGTAGCGCCGCGGGCGTCCGCTCGCGCGTCGGTGCTCCGCATCGGCATCCGCGAGACGGGATCGGGGCGCCGAGACATGGGCCCACGCCGCCCGAGGCTCCGCGCGCGCGAAGCGCGGGTGGAGTGGGGGTGGGGAGGGGTTACTCCACGGTCTCGGCGCGAAGATCCCGTCTCGCGGCCAAAAGCACGGTCAGGCGGGGCGGGAGCGCGCGGGGGAAAGGGCGGGGGGGCGCGGCGGTCAGACGGGGCGGGTGAGGCCGTCGAGCATGGCGGCGAAGGCGAGCGCGGTGACCTCCCACTCGACGGGTTCGCCGTCGAGTCCGGGTCGGGTGACGGTGCTGTCCGCATCCGTGACGCCGATCAGGCGCTTGCTGGCCATGCCTTCCACGAGCGAGGCGCCGACGGCGGCGATGTGCAGGTAGGTGACGCCCTCCGCGGGTCGCCGCCCGAGGTACTCGAGCACCGAGCGGTAGAGCTCGCCCATCTGCTGCAGGAACGCCGTCTCGGCGGCCCGCAGCGCCGCCTGCACGCGCGGACGCTGCACGGGCGGAAGGCTCTCCACCGACACCGAGAGGGCCATGTAGGTGCGCCACTGCGTCGACTGCATCGTGTCGGCGACGTTTCGCGCGAGCGAAAGCCGGATCGACTCGCGCATGACCTCCGCGGCGCCCTCGGGATCCAGCGTTCCGTCCGCGCGCACGAGGCGATCGGCGTGGCGGGTGAACGTCGCCGCGGCGACGTCGTTCGAGCCGGGGGAGTAACCGAGCGCGTGCGGTCCGTCGGGTTCGAGCAGGCGCAGCATCAGCGCGGTGAGCAGTTCGTCCTTGCCGCCGAACGCGGCGAACGCGGAGCTGCGGGGCACGCCGACCCGTCGGATCAGCTCCTCCATGTTGAGGTGGTGGAGTCCGACCGAAATGCCGCCTTCTTCGAGCAGAACGGTTGCGGCATCGAGCACGCGGGTGCGAAGTTCGTCGCGCGAGATGCGGGTCGAACGCTTGCGGGGAGCGCTCTCACCGCGTGCTGCCGCATCCGATGCCGGATCGTTATGGACTATAAGTCCAGAGTCTTGTCCGGCGGACGAAACTGATCTATTTTCGTTCATACCGACGGATGGTCCTTGTTGTTGTTGGCCGCCTGTTTGGGGGGTCGTCGGTGCGGGCCGCATGCCCGACGGTGGGTGTTTTCCACCCGTCGGGCGTGCGGATGCCTCATCCTATGGGCGCAATTCCCGCGAGGGAAGAGCGGCCGGGGCCGGAGGCTCATCCCCAGGCCAGGCTCTCCAGGTAGCGCAGCAGCACGCCCTCGCGGAGCGCCCACGGACTCACTTCGAGCTCATCGATGCCGAACTCGCGCATCGCCGTGTGCAAGACGACCGCGCCGGCCACGATTTGGAACGTGCGGTCGGCCGTGATGCCCGGCAGTTCCTGGCGGGCGGATGCGGGCAGCCGCGCGAGACGCGGGATCCACGAGCCGAGTGCCGCCCGCGGAAGCATCAACCGCTCGCTGCCCGACCAGCCCGGCACCGGGTAACCGGCGAGCTTCGCGAGCGAGCGGATCGCCTTCGACGACCCGGCGACGTGATCGGGCGTCGGCTGATCGCGGAACGTCGCCACGATCGGCGCCAGCGTCTCGCGGGCGTGGGCGCGGAGCGCATCGACGGCGATCTCGCCGGGCGGATCCTCGGGCAGGAACGTCACCGTCATCCGCCCCGCACCGAGGGGGACGGATGCGGCCGCCGCGGGCAGTTCGTCGGCGCCAGCCGCGATCTCGAGTGAGCCGCCGCCGATGTCGAACAACAGGATCTGCCCCGCCGACCAGCCGAACCAGCGACGTACCGCGAGGAACGTGAACCGCGCTTCGTCTTCGCCGCCGAGCACCTGCAGCGGTTGACCCAGCGCGTCTTCGATGCGGCGGATGACCTCGGTGCCGTTCGTGGCATCGCGGACCGCGGATGTGGCGGTCGCGAGCAGTTCGGCGACCCCCTCGGCGCGGGCGTGCGCGCGCGCTTCGGCGACCGCATCCTCCAGCGCGCGGATGCCCGGCTCGCTGATCGCGCCGGTCGGCGTCAGATAGCGCATGAGGCGCAGGACGGTGCGACGGCTCGTCGTCGCCAACGGGCGACCGCCCGGATGCGCATCAGCGACCAGGAGGTGCACGGTGTTGGATCCGATGTCGAGAACGCCCAGACGCACCCGCCCAGCGTACCCGCGCGGCAGCGGCGTCCGGTCGGCGCGGCGTCCCCGCGCGGCGGCCGCAGATCGCTGCGGCCGCAGATCGCTGCGGCCGGGCGGAGGTTACGATGGGCGCGTGCCAGAGGTGTCCTCCGTGTCAGAGCCGCTCGCGTTGTCGCTCTACCGCCAGATCAACCGACCGGAGTGGGCTCGACTCGCCGCCGGCATCGAGCAGCCGCTGACCGAATCTGAGGTCGTGCAGCTGCGCGGTCTCGGTGACCGGCTCGACCTCGCCGAAGTGCGCGAGGTGTACGTGCCGCTGAGCCGCCTCCTCTCGCTCTACGCCTCATCGACCAAGCGGCTCGGCGCCGACGAAAGCGCGTTCCTCGGCGATGCCGACACGACGACGCCGTTCGTCATCGGCGTGGCGGGATCGGTCGCCGTCGGCAAGTCGACGATCGCGCGCCTGCTGCGTGAGCTGGTGAGCAGATGGCCCGGCACGCCCCGCGTCGAGCTCGTCACGACCGACGGGTTCCTGTATCCGAACGCCGAGCTCGAGCGTCGCGGGCTGATGGACCGCAAGGGCTTTCCGGAGTCGTACGACCGCCGCGCACTCGTCGAGTTTCTCACCGCCGTGAAGTCGGGCGAGCCCGAGGTGCGCGCCCCGTACTACTCGCACATGCGGTACGACATCATCTCCGACGCGCACACGACGGTGCGTCGACCCGACGTGGTGATCGTCGAGGGACTGAACGTGCTGCAGCCGCCGCCGACGCCGAACGACGTCGCGATCAGCGAGCTGTTCGATTTCTCGATCTACGTGGATGCGGACCCCGCCCTG
It includes:
- a CDS encoding glycosyltransferase family 2 protein, which encodes MTRTAVITIAHGRHAHARRQADALALSIEPPDDRILVTMDDPALGALAHPGTHVLVLAAAPEGLPLARARNAGAEAAIDRGAEVLIFLDVDCLPGPHLVGAYAAAATDPTTADRLLSGPVTYLPPAPPDGYDFGTLAALDRPHPARPAPGPGEVVHGGDPNLFWSLSFAVTAATWRRIGGFSERYVGYGGEDTDFGHTAHARGVEMAWVGSARAYHQHHAVESPPVRHVDAILRNGAIFAERWGWWPMTGWLDAFVALGLVVRTPDGGYRRA
- a CDS encoding DeoR/GlpR family DNA-binding transcription regulator: MLAAARKDLLLARLRADGRIIAKELAAELGLSEDSIRRDLRELDAAGLAVRVYGGALPASPAVADYTARQTVATDSKQRVGRLAASLVEPGSTVLIDGGTTALEMVRAIDRTTDCTIITHSPTIAAALLDHAADVLILGGRLFKHSAVASGAAAVEATRAISADRFFLGVTGIHDTEGLTTGDADEAAMKRALAGRAAETFVLGSSEKIGAVSRYLVMPLDEVTAVLIDAADADSPTARALTAQGLDLRLSA
- a CDS encoding DUF4406 domain-containing protein, whose protein sequence is MTKPLMILIAGPYASGTGGDPALMRQNLDRLEEAAWPIFRAGHIPMIGEWVALPVLSSAGATGPADPLAADVMYPVAHRLLQHCDAVLRLPGDSVGADKDVEIALERGLPVYRSLAEVPGV
- a CDS encoding GlsB/YeaQ/YmgE family stress response membrane protein, translated to MGFFGFLLLGLIAGAIAKLILPGKQGGGWFITLLLGVVGALLGGWLGSVLFNAPLEEFFSIQTWLLAIGGSIVVLLIYGLIFGRKNRSRA
- a CDS encoding oxygenase MpaB family protein; amino-acid sequence: MPLRAKLLTALAGDPDGTPAWVRELAEGDDTGYFAEDGAAWTVHGGLATMVAGIRALLIQALHPGAMAGVHDWSRFREDPLGRLSGTVRWIIVATYGSKTQTHAEVARIGRFHSRVEGDYTGGDGSARTYTAGDGDLVTWVHLVFADAFLGAHETWGGPIPGGADAYVAEWATAGTLMRVAAPPRTAAELRAQMQAFADRGELRRDERVDEVVRFLRQPPFTGMMAVAYRVLFAAAVASLPTKWRRMLGLRRSIFPVVTLTRVVLAVSARALGSGPRAQDFARQRLRRLERDAQPGR
- the rplM gene encoding 50S ribosomal protein L13, which gives rise to MTRTYTPKAGEAQREWLIIDATDVVLGRLASHAAALLRGKHKATFAPHIDMGDFVIIINAEKVALTGQKLEKKKAYRHSGYPGGLKSITYDELLTKNPERAVEKAVRGMLPKNSIGAQQLRKLKVYRGAEHPHGAQQPTTYTLDQVAQ
- the rpsI gene encoding 30S ribosomal protein S9; this encodes MANLEESTDSNYSTETPADLETAEAVRPVLSVPGAAVGRRKQAIARVRIVPGSGNITINGRTFEDYFPNKLHQQLVTDPFTVLNLTDAYDVIARISGGGPSGQAGALRLGIARSLNGIDEENNRATLKKAGFLSRDARVKERKKAGLKKARKAPQYSKR
- the glmM gene encoding phosphoglucosamine mutase, translated to MALFGTDGVRGLANGPLTADLALSLAQATAVVLGQGRSAEARRAAGKRLTAVVARDPRISGEFLSAAVAAGLASSGVDVLDAGVLPTPAAAFLIADIDADFGVMVSASHNPAPDNGIKIFARGGVKLPDAVEQRIEYAIAGQKLQPTGADVGRIRRFADAEDRYVLHLLQSLPHRLDGLHVVLDCAHGAAAGVSPETFRDAGAQVTVIGADPDGLNINDGVGSTHLDHLAEHVLRTGADLGIAHDGDADRCLAVTASGEKIDGDQIMAILAAAMQDRGVLRDDTLVATVMSNLGLHRAMTARGIRVVQTGVGDRYVLEAMDAGKYTLGGEQSGHVIMSEFATTGDGLLTGLHLMAEMARQGKSLAELASVMTVFPQVLLNVDGVDRTRVADAGVAEAVAEAEAELGDSGRVLLRASGTEPLVRVMVEAENVEDAQRIAERLADVVRTRLGL
- a CDS encoding TetR family transcriptional regulator gives rise to the protein MLDAATVLLEEGGISVGLHHLNMEELIRRVGVPRSSAFAAFGGKDELLTALMLRLLEPDGPHALGYSPGSNDVAAATFTRHADRLVRADGTLDPEGAAEVMRESIRLSLARNVADTMQSTQWRTYMALSVSVESLPPVQRPRVQAALRAAETAFLQQMGELYRSVLEYLGRRPAEGVTYLHIAAVGASLVEGMASKRLIGVTDADSTVTRPGLDGEPVEWEVTALAFAAMLDGLTRPV
- a CDS encoding Ppx/GppA phosphatase family protein — protein: MRLGVLDIGSNTVHLLVADAHPGGRPLATTSRRTVLRLMRYLTPTGAISEPGIRALEDAVAEARAHARAEGVAELLATATSAVRDATNGTEVIRRIEDALGQPLQVLGGEDEARFTFLAVRRWFGWSAGQILLFDIGGGSLEIAAGADELPAAAASVPLGAGRMTVTFLPEDPPGEIAVDALRAHARETLAPIVATFRDQPTPDHVAGSSKAIRSLAKLAGYPVPGWSGSERLMLPRAALGSWIPRLARLPASARQELPGITADRTFQIVAGAVVLHTAMREFGIDELEVSPWALREGVLLRYLESLAWG
- the coaA gene encoding type I pantothenate kinase, with product MPEVSSVSEPLALSLYRQINRPEWARLAAGIEQPLTESEVVQLRGLGDRLDLAEVREVYVPLSRLLSLYASSTKRLGADESAFLGDADTTTPFVIGVAGSVAVGKSTIARLLRELVSRWPGTPRVELVTTDGFLYPNAELERRGLMDRKGFPESYDRRALVEFLTAVKSGEPEVRAPYYSHMRYDIISDAHTTVRRPDVVIVEGLNVLQPPPTPNDVAISELFDFSIYVDADPALIEQWYVDRFLALRQGAFSNPNSFFRVFADISDDEAVRRASYFWNEINLPNLVENVLPTKHRASLVLQKGREHTVDRVLLRKL